A single window of Gossypium hirsutum isolate 1008001.06 chromosome A10, Gossypium_hirsutum_v2.1, whole genome shotgun sequence DNA harbors:
- the LOC107896393 gene encoding uncharacterized protein isoform X1 — protein MEAISFFCLLIPFLFVASPWAQAIIVRSSSCKTRKYSNGSDLVTRRDVMGLLFGVSIISLNSPDADGADLPPEEKPKLCDDACEKELEKKLASQYQKETDKCNSGMETTEGLLFAE, from the exons ATGGAGGCGATTTCATTTTTCTGTTTATTAATCCCCTTCCTCTTTGTTGCTTCCCCCTG GGCTCAAGCTATAATTGTTAGGTCTTCAAGTTGTAAGACAAGGAAATACAGCAATGGATCGGATTTAGTTACACGAAGGGATGTGATGGGGTTGCTTTTCGGAGTTTCGATCATCTCGTTGAACTCGCCAGATGCCGATGGTGCCGATTTGCCACCCGAAGAAAAGCCGAAACTATGCGATGATGCCTGCGAAAAGGAGCTTGAAAAG AAGTTAGCATCACAATATCAAAAGGAAACGGATAAATGCAATTCAGGTATGGAGACTACTGAAGGACTTTTATTTGCTGAATAA
- the LOC107896393 gene encoding peptidyl-prolyl cis-trans isomerase FKBP16-3, chloroplastic isoform X2: MEAISFFCLLIPFLFVASPWAQAIIVRSSSCKTRKYSNGSDLVTRRDVMGLLFGVSIISLNSPDADGADLPPEEKPKLCDDACEKELEKLASQYQKETDKCNSGMETTEGLLFAE, from the exons ATGGAGGCGATTTCATTTTTCTGTTTATTAATCCCCTTCCTCTTTGTTGCTTCCCCCTG GGCTCAAGCTATAATTGTTAGGTCTTCAAGTTGTAAGACAAGGAAATACAGCAATGGATCGGATTTAGTTACACGAAGGGATGTGATGGGGTTGCTTTTCGGAGTTTCGATCATCTCGTTGAACTCGCCAGATGCCGATGGTGCCGATTTGCCACCCGAAGAAAAGCCGAAACTATGCGATGATGCCTGCGAAAAGGAGCTTGAAAAG TTAGCATCACAATATCAAAAGGAAACGGATAAATGCAATTCAGGTATGGAGACTACTGAAGGACTTTTATTTGCTGAATAA